One Mycobacterium sp. SMC-4 DNA window includes the following coding sequences:
- the rfbD gene encoding dTDP-4-dehydrorhamnose reductase: MTGRIVITGAAGLVGRVLAGQAAQQGRDVVTLTSSQWDITDPAAGASVVRSGDVVVNCAAYTKVDAAEAEPERAHLVNAVGAGNVARVCARAGAALIHLSTDYVFDGALRRPYDIDDPTGPVSVYGRTKLAGEQAVHAELPDACVVRTAWIYEGRDGTDFAAAMRRAALGEGTVDVVADQIGSPTYVGDLCAALLQIADGVRAPLLHAANDGAVSRFEQAQAVFSSVGADPARVRPVDSSQHPRPAPRPAYSALSAQKSTLAGLSPLRPWREALAAALLSSP, from the coding sequence GTGACCGGGAGAATCGTGATCACCGGCGCAGCCGGCCTGGTAGGACGCGTGTTGGCAGGTCAAGCAGCACAGCAGGGCCGAGACGTGGTGACGCTCACATCCAGCCAGTGGGACATCACCGATCCGGCCGCGGGCGCGTCGGTCGTGCGCTCCGGCGACGTCGTCGTCAACTGCGCCGCCTACACCAAGGTCGACGCCGCCGAAGCCGAACCCGAGCGTGCCCACCTGGTCAACGCCGTCGGCGCCGGCAACGTCGCGCGGGTGTGCGCCCGCGCCGGCGCCGCGCTGATCCACCTGTCCACCGACTACGTCTTCGACGGAGCGCTGCGGCGCCCCTACGACATCGACGACCCCACCGGCCCGGTCAGCGTCTACGGCCGCACCAAGCTGGCCGGCGAACAGGCCGTCCATGCCGAGCTGCCTGACGCGTGCGTGGTGCGCACCGCGTGGATCTACGAAGGCCGCGACGGCACCGACTTCGCGGCCGCCATGCGACGCGCCGCGCTGGGGGAGGGCACCGTCGACGTCGTCGCCGACCAGATCGGTTCACCCACCTACGTCGGCGACCTGTGTGCGGCACTGCTGCAGATCGCCGACGGCGTGCGCGCGCCGTTGCTGCACGCCGCCAACGACGGCGCCGTCAGCCGGTTCGAGCAAGCTCAAGCCGTGTTCAGCTCGGTGGGCGCTGATCCGGCGCGGGTGCGGCCCGTCGACAGCTCCCAGCATCCCCGGCCCGCGCCGCGCCCGGCCTACTCCGCCTTGTCGGCGCAGAAGTCGACGCTGGCCGGGCTGAGCCCGCTGCGGCCATGGCGGGAGGCGTTGGCCGCGGCGCTACTCTCTAGCCCGTGA
- a CDS encoding glycosyltransferase family 2 protein: MSDGLFVVTVTYSPGPHLDRFLASLSHATDRDVTVVMADNGSTDGAPEEAVTRYPNVRLLRTGANLGYGSAINRAVAEYGLTSQEFFVVANPDVQWGPGSIDLLLDAATRWPRAGSLGPLIRDPDGSVYPSARHQPSIIRGGMHAVIGPLWPSNPWTAVYRQEREDPSERAVGWLSGSCLLVRGAAYAEIAGFDERYFMYMEDVDLGDRLGKAGWQNVYVPSAEVLHAKGHSTGRDPARNLAAHHVSTYTFLADRYPRRWQAPLRWAFRGALGARSRLVVRSSLRSRRSQAKGRR; encoded by the coding sequence GTGAGCGACGGGCTGTTCGTCGTGACGGTGACGTATTCGCCGGGCCCGCATCTGGACCGATTCCTCGCCTCGCTGTCGCACGCCACCGACCGTGATGTGACCGTCGTCATGGCCGACAACGGATCCACCGACGGCGCCCCGGAGGAAGCCGTCACGCGCTACCCGAACGTGCGGCTGCTGCGCACCGGCGCGAACCTGGGCTACGGCTCGGCGATCAACCGGGCCGTCGCCGAATACGGACTGACCTCCCAGGAGTTCTTCGTCGTCGCCAATCCCGACGTGCAATGGGGACCGGGCAGCATCGACCTGCTGCTCGACGCCGCCACCCGCTGGCCGCGGGCCGGCTCACTCGGGCCGCTGATCCGCGACCCCGACGGATCGGTGTATCCCTCAGCGCGACACCAGCCGTCGATCATCCGCGGCGGCATGCACGCCGTCATCGGGCCGTTGTGGCCGTCCAACCCATGGACCGCGGTCTACCGCCAAGAACGTGAGGACCCCAGCGAACGCGCCGTCGGCTGGCTGTCCGGATCATGCCTGTTGGTGCGCGGCGCCGCCTACGCCGAGATCGCCGGATTCGACGAGCGCTACTTCATGTACATGGAAGACGTCGACCTCGGTGATCGCCTCGGAAAGGCCGGCTGGCAGAACGTCTACGTGCCCTCGGCAGAGGTATTGCACGCCAAGGGCCACTCCACCGGCCGCGACCCGGCCCGCAATCTGGCCGCGCACCACGTCAGCACCTACACTTTTCTGGCCGATCGGTATCCGCGACGCTGGCAGGCACCGTTACGGTGGGCTTTCCGGGGGGCTCTGGGGGCGCGGTCGCGGTTGGTGGTGCGCAGTTCTCTGAGGTCCCGGCGTTCGCAAGCGAAAGGGCGGCGTTGA
- a CDS encoding NDP-sugar synthase, whose translation MVNPAEVDAVILVGGLGTRLRPLTLSAPKPMLPTAGLPFLTHLLSRIADAGIEHVVLGTSYKAGVFESEFGDGSKFGLQIDYVVEDEPLGTGGGIANVASRLRHDTAVVFNGDVLSGCDLPALLDSHFERNADVTLHLVRVGDPRAFGCVPTDSDGVVTAFLEKTQDPPTDQINAGCYVFKRSVIDAIPKGRALSVEREVFPRLLTEGLKVCGYVDASYWRDMGTPEDFVRGSADLVRGIAPSPALTHQRGEKLVHDGASVAPGALLIGGTVVGRGAEISGGARLDGAVIFDGVTVAAGAVIERSIIGFGARIGPRALIRDGVIGDGAEIGARCELLRGARVWPGVIIPDGGIRFSTDV comes from the coding sequence ATGGTCAATCCAGCCGAAGTCGATGCAGTCATCCTGGTCGGTGGACTGGGCACCCGATTGCGGCCGTTGACGCTGTCGGCGCCCAAGCCGATGCTGCCGACCGCCGGGCTGCCGTTCCTGACCCACCTGCTGTCGCGGATCGCCGACGCCGGTATCGAACACGTGGTGCTGGGCACCTCCTACAAGGCCGGGGTGTTCGAGTCCGAGTTCGGCGACGGCTCGAAGTTCGGACTGCAGATCGACTACGTCGTCGAGGACGAGCCGCTGGGCACCGGCGGCGGTATCGCCAACGTCGCCTCCCGGCTGCGCCACGACACCGCAGTGGTGTTCAACGGCGACGTGCTGTCCGGCTGCGATCTACCCGCGCTGCTGGACTCGCACTTCGAGCGCAACGCCGACGTGACCCTGCACCTGGTGCGCGTCGGCGACCCGCGGGCATTCGGTTGTGTGCCAACCGATTCCGATGGCGTCGTGACGGCGTTTCTGGAGAAGACGCAGGATCCGCCGACCGACCAGATCAACGCCGGCTGCTATGTGTTCAAGCGTTCGGTGATCGACGCGATCCCCAAGGGTCGGGCGCTGTCGGTGGAGCGTGAGGTGTTCCCGCGTCTGCTCACCGAGGGACTGAAGGTGTGTGGGTATGTCGATGCCAGCTATTGGCGCGATATGGGTACACCCGAGGACTTCGTGCGTGGCTCGGCGGATCTGGTGCGCGGGATTGCGCCGTCGCCGGCATTGACGCATCAGCGGGGGGAGAAACTGGTGCACGACGGGGCGTCGGTGGCCCCGGGCGCGCTGCTGATCGGCGGCACGGTGGTGGGCCGTGGCGCCGAGATCTCCGGGGGCGCAAGGCTTGACGGCGCGGTGATCTTCGACGGAGTGACGGTCGCGGCTGGTGCGGTGATCGAGCGTTCGATCATCGGCTTCGGTGCCCGGATCGGGCCGCGGGCGCTGATCCGCGACGGCGTGATCGGCGACGGCGCCGAGATCGGGGCACGCTGTGAACTGCTGCGTGGTGCCCGCGTCTGGCCGGGCGTGATCATCCCCGATGGTGGCATCCGCTTCTCCACCGACGTTTAG
- a CDS encoding NUDIX hydrolase — translation MTLHQSAVDVLSTWQPAEPALDSTRFAVLAFLDARPDACLRSCVPGHVTASALVLDHTRRHALLTLHPRIGRWLQLGGHCEPEDSTLVAAALREATEESGIVGLTISSMPVSLHVHPVTCSLGVPTRHLDVQFVAQAPPGAEFQRSDESLDLRWWPLDDLPDDTDFGLTQLMSLAAKVPPA, via the coding sequence ATGACGCTGCACCAGTCGGCTGTGGACGTATTGAGCACGTGGCAGCCGGCTGAGCCCGCGTTGGATTCCACCCGGTTCGCGGTATTGGCGTTTCTCGATGCCCGCCCGGATGCGTGCCTGCGGTCGTGTGTTCCCGGGCACGTGACAGCGTCGGCGCTGGTGCTCGACCACACCCGCCGCCATGCGTTGTTGACCTTGCATCCGCGCATCGGACGCTGGCTGCAGCTCGGTGGGCATTGCGAGCCTGAAGATTCCACGCTGGTGGCGGCCGCACTACGGGAAGCGACCGAGGAGTCCGGCATCGTCGGTCTGACCATCTCGTCGATGCCCGTTTCCCTGCATGTGCATCCGGTGACCTGCTCGCTGGGTGTGCCGACGCGCCATCTCGATGTGCAGTTCGTCGCTCAAGCCCCGCCGGGTGCGGAGTTCCAGCGCAGCGACGAGTCTTTGGATCTGCGCTGGTGGCCGCTCGACGACCTGCCCGACGACACCGACTTCGGCCTTACCCAACTCATGTCGTTAGCCGCGAAAGTGCCGCCAGCGTAG
- a CDS encoding coenzyme F420-0:L-glutamate ligase codes for MTDHGSSARLEILPVPGLPEFRPGDDLASAIAKAAPWLADHDVVVVTSKVLSKCEGRMVVAPADPDDRDALRRRLIDTEAVRVLARKGRTLITENALGLVQAAAGVDGSNVDSNELALLPVDPDGSAAALVAALRERLGVTVGVVVTDTMGRAWRTGQTDVAIGAAGLTVLHGYAGEHDQHGNELIVTEIAVADEIAAAADLVKGKLTGVPVAVVRGLRLPDDGSTARALVRAGEEDLFWLGTEEAIALGRSQALLLRRSVREFSAEPVAAGVIEDAVAEALTAPAPHHTRPVRFVWVRDGEVRVDLLDQMKEQWRSDLLGDGRDPSSVERRVARGQILYDAPELVIPFLVPDGVHSYPDARRTAAEHTMFTVAVGAAVQGLLVALATRGVGSCWIGSTIFAPELVRSVLDLPDDWEPLGAIAIGHPLQPLTPRDPVDVDELLVRR; via the coding sequence GTGACCGACCACGGCAGTTCGGCGCGACTGGAGATACTGCCGGTTCCCGGGTTGCCGGAGTTCCGTCCGGGCGATGACCTGGCTTCGGCGATCGCGAAGGCCGCGCCCTGGCTGGCCGACCACGACGTCGTCGTCGTCACCAGCAAGGTGCTGTCCAAGTGTGAGGGCCGTATGGTCGTCGCGCCGGCCGACCCGGATGACCGGGATGCACTGCGACGCAGGTTGATCGACACCGAAGCCGTTCGAGTGCTGGCCCGCAAGGGCCGCACGCTGATCACCGAGAACGCGTTGGGTCTGGTGCAGGCCGCCGCGGGGGTGGACGGCTCCAACGTCGACTCCAACGAATTGGCGCTGCTGCCGGTCGATCCCGACGGCAGTGCGGCGGCGTTGGTGGCTGCGCTGCGGGAGCGCCTCGGGGTGACGGTCGGTGTGGTGGTCACCGACACCATGGGCCGGGCCTGGCGCACCGGTCAGACCGATGTGGCGATCGGTGCGGCCGGGTTGACGGTGTTGCACGGTTACGCCGGTGAACACGACCAGCACGGCAACGAATTGATCGTCACCGAGATCGCGGTGGCTGACGAGATCGCCGCCGCAGCGGATCTGGTGAAAGGCAAGTTGACCGGGGTGCCGGTGGCGGTGGTGCGCGGGTTGCGGCTGCCCGACGACGGGTCCACCGCGCGCGCACTGGTGCGTGCCGGCGAGGAAGACCTGTTCTGGCTGGGCACCGAAGAGGCCATCGCGCTGGGCCGTTCGCAGGCGCTGTTGCTGCGCCGGTCGGTGCGGGAGTTCAGCGCCGAGCCGGTGGCCGCAGGGGTCATCGAAGACGCTGTCGCTGAGGCGTTGACGGCACCGGCGCCGCACCACACCCGGCCGGTGCGCTTCGTGTGGGTGCGCGACGGCGAGGTGCGGGTGGATCTGCTGGATCAGATGAAGGAGCAGTGGCGGTCGGATCTGCTCGGCGACGGCCGTGACCCCTCGTCTGTCGAGCGTCGGGTGGCCCGCGGCCAGATTCTCTACGATGCGCCGGAATTGGTGATCCCGTTCCTGGTCCCCGACGGGGTGCACTCTTATCCGGACGCCCGGCGCACCGCGGCCGAACACACCATGTTCACCGTCGCGGTCGGCGCCGCCGTGCAGGGGCTGCTGGTGGCGTTGGCCACGCGTGGCGTGGGCAGCTGCTGGATCGGCTCGACGATATTCGCCCCGGAGCTGGTGCGTTCGGTGCTCGACCTGCCCGATGATTGGGAACCATTGGGCGCCATCGCGATCGGGCATCCTTTGCAGCCGCTGACCCCGCGCGATCCGGTGGATGTCGACGAGTTGCTGGTGCGACGATGA